The Punica granatum isolate Tunisia-2019 chromosome 4, ASM765513v2, whole genome shotgun sequence genome has a window encoding:
- the LOC116204903 gene encoding proline--tRNA ligase, chloroplastic/mitochondrial translates to MAASLRLPSLTSFFTSPSATIRRRSPAVLRWRHRPRYPLTAAFSSQSAAASPPGTEERVAGKKPQSDDRVVTPRSVDFNAWYLDVIDHAELADYGPVRGTMVIRPYGYAIWEAIQEYLNVKFKETGHSNMYFPQFIPYSFIEKEASHVEGFSPELALVTIGGGKELEEKLVVRPTSETIVNHMFTQWIHSYRDLPLMVNQWANVTRWEMRTKPFVRTLEFLWQEGHTAHANPEEAEKEAMQMIDVYTKFAYEQAAIPVIAGRKSKVETFAGASRTYTIEAMMGDRKALQAGTSHNLGQNFSRAFGTQFTDENGQRQHVWQTSWAISTRFVGGIIMTHGDDAGLMLPPRLAPVQVVIVPIWKKDSEKQGVLAAASSVKVVLKSAGIKVQLDDSEQRTPGWKFNFWEMKGVPLRIEIGPRDVSSNSVVVSRRDIPGKQGKVFGISMEPPVIEAYVKEKLDEVQSSLLERAISFRDGNIVDVSSYDELKDAISQGKWARGPWSASDQDELKVKEETGATIRCFPFEQPEEVKTCLMTGIPAKEVAIFAKSY, encoded by the exons ATGGCGGCGTCACTGAGACTGCCCTCACTCACCTCCTTCTTCACCTCTCCCTCCGCCACTATACGCCGCCGCTCTCCCGCCGTCCTACGGTGGCGGCACCGGCCGCGGTACCCGCTGACCGCCGCCTTCTCGTCCCAGAGCGCCGCCGCTAGTCCTCCGGGGACCGAGGAGCGGGTCGCCGGCAAAAAGCCCCAGTCGGACGACCGAGTCGTCACACCCCGGTCCGTTGACTTCAATGCCTGGTACCTCGACGTGATCGACCACGCTGAGCTCGCGGACTATGGTCCGGTTCGCGGGACCATGGTGATACGTCCCTACGGTTATGCCATTTGGGAAGCTATTCAA GAGTATTTGAATGTTAAGTTCAAGGAGACTGGTCACAGCAATATGTATTTTCCCCAG TTCATACCGTattccttcatagagaaagaAGCTAGCCATGTGGAAGGTTTCAGTCCGGAGTTAGCTCTGGTAACTATTGGGGGAGGAAAGGAACTTGAAGAGAAGCTCGTG GTTCGACCTACAAGTGAGACCATTGTTAATCACATGTTTACTCAGTGGATTCATAGTTACCGTGATCTTCCTCTCATGGTAAACCAG TGGGCAAATGTCACAAGATGGGAGATGCGGACGAAGCCTTTTGTAAGGACCCTTGAATTTCTGTGGCAGGAGGGGCACACAGCCCATGCTAATCCAGAAGAGGCTGAGAAAGAG gctatgcagatgattGACGTCTATACAAAATTTGCTTACGAGCAAGCTGCAATACCTGTTATTGCAGGTCGGAAGTCAAAGGTTGAAACATTTGCTGGTGCTTCTAGGACCTATACAATAGAGGCTATGATGGGTGATCGTAAAGCTCTGCAGGCCGGGACAAGTCACAATCTTGGGCAGAACTTTTCTCGAGCCTTCGGGACACAG TTCACTGATGAAAATGGGCAAAGGCAGCATGTGTGGCAGACATCATGGGCTATCAGCACTCGCTTTGTTGGTGGTATAATCATGACTCATGGAGATGATGCTGGGTTAATGCTTCCACCGAGGCTTGCACCTGTACAA GTGGTAATTGTACCAATATGGAAGAAAGATAGTGAAAAGCAAGGGGTCCTAGCTGCTGCATCATCTGTCAAAGTCGTTCTGAAATCTGCGGGAATAAAAGTGCAACTCGATGACTCCGAGCAGAGAACCCCAGGATGGAAATTCAATTTCTGGGAGATGAAG GGTGTCCCTCTAAGAATTGAAATAGGTCCTCGTGATGTTTCCAGCAATAGTGTGGTTGTATCCAGGCGAGATATTCCTGGAAAACAAGGCAAAGTGTTTGGAATATCCATGGAGCCTCCTGTTATAGAGGCTTACGTAAAAGAAAAGCTGGATGAGGTCCAGTCTTCTCTACTAGAAAGGGCAATATCATTTAGAGATGG AAACATTGTGGATGTGAGCTCATATGATGAACTCAAAGATGCAATTTCCCAGGGAAAATGGGCTAGAGGTCCTTGGTCAGCAAG TGACCAAGATGAATTGAAAGTCAAAGAAGAGACTGGTGCAACTATTCGGTGCTTTCCTTTTGAACAGCCTGAAGAGGTCAAGACATGCCTTATGACTGGAATTCCTGCCAAGGAAGTTGCCATTTTTGCGAAATCCTACTGA
- the LOC116204827 gene encoding scarecrow-like protein 8, with amino-acid sequence MSSGFSGGGAPEFYAATGGIRPRSATAGPQQQLYRAAQQQFQGIFLDPSASQIAQQPAPPPLNLIGKRTLSEFQQNQALNNLLLRSVRPRTYLQRSPLEFSGALPAQRFGVPLLQQLRPQPINLANGGTNPTNPTPAPAPINQGVETETKMMNRLQELEKALLDDDDNGDAASVITNANSEWSEAIQSLISPTQNPIASSSPSSSSSSSSPSSSVSVPSPAAIISKQSLVEAATAIYDGKNDVAAEILARLSSASNLRGSYEQRLMDYVLSALRARVFPAENSPPVTELFSKDHVLSTQLLYDLSPCFKLGFMAANFAILEAAAEQPAANKLHVVDFDIGQGGQYVNLIHALSTRQAGRPSAMRITAVSDFAGCEERLTAVGKQLSKVAADVRLGFEFRVVNQRPAELTRDSLGCGPDEALAVNFAFKLYRIPDESVSIENPRDELLRRAKALEPRVVTLVEQEMNANTAPFVGRVNEAFGYYGALMESIESTVQRGTSDRARVEEGLSRRVANSLACEGRDRVERCEVFGKWRARMGMAGFGPRPVSIQVVESLKARLSSGNRVNPGFTVKEEGGGVGFGWLSRTLTVASAWR; translated from the coding sequence ATGTCGTCGGGATTCTCCGGCGGCGGTGCCCCGGAGTTCTACGCGGCCACCGGCGGAATCCGTCCCAGATCCGCCACCGCAGGGCCTCAGCAGCAGCTATACAGAGCGGCCCAGCAACAGTTCCAGGGAATCTTTCTGGACCCTTCCGCCTCTCAGATCGCCCAACAACCGGCCCCACCACCACTTAATCTCATCGGCAAGCGCACGCTGTCTGAGTTCCAACAGAACCAGGCCCTCAACAACCTCCTCCTCCGCTCTGTCAGGCCGAGGACTTACCTGCAACGATCCCCGTTGGAATTCTCCGGGGCTCTTCCGGCTCAGAGGTTCGGCGTGCCTTTGCTCCAGCAGCTGAGGCCACAGCCCATTAATCTCGCCAATGGGGGGACCAACCCCACCAATCCGACTCCCGCTCCTGCGCCGATCAACCAGGGGGTGGAGACGGAAACGAAGATGATGAATCGGCTACAGGAGCTCGAGAAGGCACTCCTCGACGACGACGATAACGGGGACGCCGCCTCGGTGATCACCAACGCCAACAGCGAATGGTCTGAGGCGATACAGAGCCTCATAAGCCCGACTCAGAACCCGATTGCTTCTTCCTCCCCGTCTTCttcgtcgtcgtcgtcttcTCCGTCCTCATCTGTATCCGTCCCATCTCCGGCTGCTATTATTTCGAAGCAATCGTTGGTCGAGGCCGCGACCGCAATTTATGACGGGAAGAACGACGTCGCAGCGGAGATCTTGGCCCGTCTATCTTCGGCTTCAAACCTGAGAGGCAGTTACGAGCAGAGGTTGATGGATTATGTGCTATCTGCCCTCAGAGCGAGGGTTTTCCCGGCGGAGAACTCGCCTCCGGTGACCGAGTTGTTCAGCAAGGACCACGTCCTGTCGACTCAGCTCCTCTACGACCTCTCCCCCTGCTTCAAGCTCGGCTTCATGGCCGCCAATTTTGCGATCCTGGAGGCTGCGGCGGAACAGCCCGCTGCTAACAAGCTCCACGTGGTTGATTTCGATATCGGGCAGGGCGGACAGTACGTCAACCTCATCCACGCGCTTTCCACGCGCCAGGCTGGGAGACCCTCCGCCATGAGGATCACCGCCGTCTCCGACTTCGCCGGCTGTGAGGAACGGCTGACAGCTGTCGGGAAACAGCTGAGCAAGGTTGCAGCCGACGTACGGTTGGGGTTCGAGTTCCGCGTGGTGAACCAGCGGCCGGCCGAGTTAACTAGGGACTCGCTGGGTTGCGGCCCTGACGAGGCACTCGCAGTGAACTTCGCGTTCAAACTGTACCGGATCCCCGACGAGAGCGTCTCTATCGAAAACCCCCGGGACGAGCTGCTCCGGCGAGCCAAGGCGTTGGAGCCACGTGTGGTGACGCTGGTGGAGCAGGAGATGAATGCGAACACGGCCCCGTTCGTGGGGCGGGTGAACGAGGCGTTCGGGTACTACGGGGCGCTGATGGAGTCCATCGAGTCGACGGTGCAGAGGGGCACCTCGGACCGTGCGAGGGTGGAGGAAGGCCTGAGCAGGAGGGTGGCAAACTCGTTGGCGTGCGAGGGGAGGGACCGGGTGGAGAGGTGCGAGGTGTTCGGGAAGTGGCGGGCGCGCATGGGGATGGCGGGGTTCGGGCCGAGGCCGGTGAGCATTCAGGTGGTGGAGTCGCTGAAGGCCCGGCTCAGCTCAGGGAACCGGGTCAACCCGGGTTTCACGGTTAAGGAAGAGGGTGGTGGGGTCGGGTTCGGTTGGCTCAGCCGCACTCTCACCGTCGCATCCGCTTGGCGTTAA